DNA from Corynebacterium aurimucosum ATCC 700975:
CTTCTTCGCCGCGAAGCAACGCGAGCAGAAAAGTTCGAACTAATGCAGCAGGAGAAGGCGAACTACAGCATCAAGCGCATGGCACGACTATTAAAAGTATCTCGGTCTGGATACTACAAATGGGCCCATGTGCAGCAGAAACGACTATCCGGAAAGGATGATCGGGCAGCATTTTACGATGATGTTGACCGTAAGATTCATCAGATTTGGAAAGACTCTGATGAGGTTTATGGTGCTCCGCGGATCACCGCAGAGCTCGCCGAGCGCTACCGCATTTCGCTTAACCGTAAGACTGTGGCGAAGCGGATGCGCATGATGGGCATTGAAGGGATTTCACCGCGTGCCTTTGTCCCGGTGACTACAATCCAAGCCAAGCGTAAGTCGAGTCTTCCTGACCTGGTCAAGCGCATGTTTGATACTGGTGAGCTCAACCGGGTGTGGATGTCGGATATTACCTACCTTCGCACCGGTGAGGGCTGGCTGTATTTGTGCGCGGTCCGCGATGGTCATTCCCGCAGGGTATTGGGCTGGGCTATGGATAGCGTGCAAGACACAAGTTTGGTCGAACGGGCCCTGCGGATGGCGCATACACTGCGCGGTGATGTTCCTGATGGGCTGGTGTT
Protein-coding regions in this window:
- a CDS encoding IS3 family transposase (programmed frameshift) codes for the protein MFIVSQQRKKYTPEYRREAANLVIESERPIAHVAKEIGVSAGLLGRWVKLERERRGASDGMSEADLRAENARLRRELAEAKMDNEFLFKSDSLLRREATRAEKFELMQQEKANYSIKRMARLLKVSRSGYYKWAHVQQKRLSGKDDRAAFYDDVDRKIHQIWKDSDEVYGAPRITAELAERYRISLNRKTVAKRMRMMGIEGISPRAFVPVTTIQAKRKSSLPDLVKRMFDTGELNRVWMSDITYLRTGEGWLYLCAVRDGHSRRVLGWAMDSVQDTSLVERALRMAHTLRGDVPDGLVFHADRGTQFTSEKLWEVCSRLGIAQSVGRTGVCFDNAMAESFWSTLKTEFYDRKRWASRDAARKAVAYWIEVVYNRRRRHSALGMVSPVDFENHAGAINSRKEIAA